The Candidatus Neptunochlamydia vexilliferae genome includes a window with the following:
- a CDS encoding PspC domain-containing protein — protein sequence MRRLYRDRWDKKIGGVCGGLGHFLGMDATVIRLLLVFLCIFTGVLPLLIAYFIAWILMPLGPTNYIQYDCKRLYRSLEGRKIAGICAGVAEALSIDPTIVRIVALVAMVLTGFFPVIIAYIVGAVIIPEKPL from the coding sequence ATGAGACGGTTATATAGAGATCGGTGGGACAAGAAAATTGGAGGGGTCTGTGGCGGCCTGGGACACTTCCTCGGAATGGACGCGACGGTGATCCGCCTCCTCCTTGTTTTCCTCTGCATTTTTACGGGGGTCTTACCCCTTCTAATTGCCTATTTTATTGCATGGATCCTGATGCCGCTTGGCCCTACGAACTACATCCAGTATGACTGCAAGCGGCTCTACCGCTCGTTAGAAGGGAGGAAGATTGCTGGGATCTGCGCGGGCGTTGCCGAGGCTCTTTCGATCGACCCGACGATCGTCCGGATCGTAGCCCTTGTCGCTATGGTCCTTACCGGCTTTTTTCCCGTGATCATCGCCTACATCGTTGGCGCCGTGATCATCCCCGAAAAACCTCTTTAA
- a CDS encoding RluA family pseudouridine synthase — protein MSKVLFSAIFLPMEGKQLLLERLVLEFPESSRSTLRKWVKNGRIFVDGKKIKLPNETIGEGATITLKEKQKFLDLDIEVLYEDRDLVVVNKPEGVLSVAAAFDSENTVHGVMKKHYRRAFPVHRLDRETSGVMVMALTEEAWEKLKEQFHAHSIHRQYRAIVRGRLEGEGTWKCRLKEDQNYFVRPHPKGDMAITHYKVLETRGKTTAIEFTLETGKKNQIRAQALAATFPILGDQKYGDTGSHRLHLHACCLAFTHPITGKSMHFESPVPF, from the coding sequence TTGTCAAAAGTTCTGTTTTCTGCTATATTTCTCCCCATGGAAGGAAAGCAATTACTTTTAGAACGCCTTGTCTTAGAATTTCCCGAGAGCTCCCGCTCGACCCTGCGCAAGTGGGTGAAAAATGGGCGCATCTTCGTCGATGGAAAAAAGATCAAGCTCCCCAATGAAACGATCGGAGAAGGGGCAACGATTACCCTTAAGGAAAAGCAAAAGTTCCTCGATCTAGATATCGAGGTGCTCTATGAGGATCGTGACCTCGTTGTGGTCAATAAACCCGAAGGGGTTTTAAGTGTTGCTGCTGCGTTCGACAGTGAAAATACGGTCCATGGGGTGATGAAAAAGCACTACCGACGGGCTTTCCCCGTCCACCGCCTTGATCGGGAAACCTCGGGGGTGATGGTCATGGCACTGACCGAAGAGGCGTGGGAAAAGCTGAAAGAGCAGTTCCACGCTCACTCGATCCATAGGCAGTACCGGGCAATCGTCCGTGGGCGTCTCGAGGGAGAGGGAACCTGGAAGTGTCGTCTGAAAGAAGATCAAAATTACTTCGTCCGCCCCCACCCAAAGGGAGACATGGCGATCACCCACTATAAGGTCCTTGAGACTCGGGGAAAAACAACTGCGATCGAGTTTACCCTCGAGACGGGGAAGAAGAACCAGATCCGCGCCCAAGCGCTTGCGGCCACCTTTCCCATCCTAGGAGACCAAAAGTATGGAGATACCGGTAGTCACCGCCTCCACCTACATGCCTGCTGCCTCGCATTTACCCATCCCATCACGGGAAAATCAATGCACTTCGAATCCCCTGTTCCCTTTTAA
- a CDS encoding Hsp20 family protein, with amino-acid sequence MNFSCSSEEDLSIASDEPGLSVYEEGKSFVVEAALPGISADAIEVTQADTYLLIEGERKEEEKERKYYRRATEDFSYRVPLSKKVDMDEEPEVTFEEGMMRIIFQTKGKK; translated from the coding sequence GTGAACTTCTCTTGTTCTTCGGAAGAAGATCTTTCCATAGCCTCCGACGAGCCTGGCTTGAGTGTCTATGAAGAGGGGAAGAGCTTTGTTGTGGAGGCGGCCCTTCCTGGGATTAGCGCCGATGCGATAGAGGTGACCCAGGCCGATACCTACCTCCTCATCGAGGGGGAGCGAAAAGAAGAGGAAAAAGAGCGGAAATATTACCGTCGCGCCACCGAGGATTTTTCCTACCGGGTCCCCCTCTCCAAAAAGGTCGATATGGACGAAGAGCCTGAGGTGACTTTTGAAGAGGGGATGATGCGGATCATCTTTCAGACAAAGGGGAAAAAATGA
- a CDS encoding type 1 glutamine amidotransferase domain-containing protein encodes MGQKVSKIASKRCLVLVHDIFEDSELLYPVIRMQEEGIEVVIAGEEKRTYLGKHGYPSKSAITFKEMEAGEFDGVFIPGGFSPDKLRRVPEVLKLVQEMDQAEKMIAFICHGGWVPISAKILKGRAATGTVAIKDDLENAGAIWKDEPVVIDGNLISSRTPKDLPPFGKAIVEALT; translated from the coding sequence ATGGGTCAAAAGGTATCAAAAATAGCTTCCAAACGCTGCCTGGTTCTTGTTCACGATATTTTTGAAGACTCAGAGCTTCTCTATCCGGTGATTCGGATGCAAGAAGAGGGGATCGAGGTGGTCATTGCAGGAGAGGAAAAGAGGACCTATCTCGGCAAGCATGGCTACCCCTCCAAAAGCGCGATCACTTTTAAAGAGATGGAAGCGGGGGAGTTTGATGGCGTTTTCATTCCAGGAGGATTTTCTCCCGATAAGCTCCGGCGGGTTCCCGAAGTCCTTAAACTCGTTCAAGAAATGGACCAGGCCGAGAAAATGATCGCCTTTATCTGTCATGGAGGGTGGGTGCCCATCTCCGCAAAGATCCTCAAGGGGCGGGCGGCAACAGGAACTGTGGCGATTAAGGATGATCTCGAAAACGCAGGGGCGATTTGGAAGGATGAACCCGTTGTGATCGATGGGAATCTCATCAGCTCCCGCACCCCTAAAGACCTTCCCCCCTTTGGAAAAGCAATCGTTGAGGCACTCACTTGA